A single Ammospiza caudacuta isolate bAmmCau1 chromosome 6, bAmmCau1.pri, whole genome shotgun sequence DNA region contains:
- the C6H14orf39 gene encoding protein SIX6OS1: protein MSGKVSISLDKILVKFASQIEKNHSAKEHVDHQINSYTAEITEKKNEIAWLEEKIKKSNEAIADLQKHNENSKRHCDAWKSTYVILKKHGEYLNNEMKALEEATETERKIYEDSITQCRMNLEEHHKKYTETALAQKYYQIKEEVEEIQKGVLKYLEKYKWKEDACLDILEAVPFASINNWAVHIASMRKKTQETLQLAEAAAQETIKLEKEAEELQMKFDCLTKSFKETQEDQNNSEKIEGKNQKNLEKPELFKERVFEERECPSLPKGKHQLFKTLHVPCIPQKFVQSVQSFRFSKQRPETGKEEKEKSVELSVATSSSSNLAKNLSQTMVIETAGTNRPEIAQVPSTVSMKNQVKFRLSDLPKQLTSYQQFESGNARMASQEAKHVDEEADEHMDCLYVPQDVHTGFKPNEDNPAIEEESAEPFLRAPKTPDLKGKNPYFSKTPLFDSIQNLGCEEGTSKSPAFFSHMNFTQKSPGFNLFDSSLFGAQNSSDETEENYPVGNLNSLSSHEDIGSFFGKPENEDAFAFPSPSESTSHAFGDGKDDVSFSFAFGQDQRSPQSPSMKGFHSSTQNTKPFTFF from the exons ATGAGTGGCAAGGTTTCGATCAGCTTGGACAAAATTCTGGTCAAGTTTG CTTCCCAGATAGAAAAGAATCACAGTGCTAAGGAACATGTGGACCATCAGATAAATT cGTACActgcagaaatcacagaaaaaaagaatgaaattgCTTGGTTGGaggaaaagataaagaaaagCAATGAGGCAATTGCTGATTTGCAAAAGCACAACGAGAACAGCAAGAGGCACTGTGATGC CTGGAAGTCCACCTATGTAATTCTTAAAAAGCATGGAGAATATTTGAACAATGAAATGAAAGCTTTAGAGGAAGCCACAGAAACTGAGAG GAAAATATATGAGGATTCCATAACCCAGTGTAGGATGAATTTGGAGGAACACCacaaaaaatatacagaaaCTGCTCTGGCCCAGAAGTATTACCAAATAAAGGAAGAAGTTGAAGAAATTCAAAAGGGAGTTTTGAAATACCTTGAAAAATACAAATGGAAAGAAGATGCTTGCTTGGATATTCTGG aggCTGTTCCTTTTGCATCCATAAATAATTGGGCTGTACACAT TGCCTctatgaggaaaaaaacacaggaaaCCCTGCAGCttgctgaagctgctgcacaGGAAACCATCAAACTggaaaaagaagctgaagaattACAAATGAAATTTGACTGTTTAACAAAG AGCTTCAAAGAGACTCAAGAAGATCAAAATAATTCCGAAAAGattgaaggaaaaaatcagaaaaatcttGAGAAGCCAGAACTGTTTAAAGAAAG GGTGTTTGAAGAGCGTGAATGCCCATCTTTGCCAAAGGGGAAACATCAGCTGTTTAAAACATTGCATGTCCCATGTATTCCTCAGAAATTTGTCCAGTCTGTACAGAGTTTTCGATTCTCAAAGCAAAGACCAGAAACAG ggaaagaagaaaaagagaaatcagtGGAACTTTCAGTGGCCACCAGCAGTTCCTCTAACCTTGCAAAAAATTTATCACAG aCAATGGTTATTGAGACTGCAGGGACTAATCGCCCAGAAATTGCCCAAGTTCCATCAACAGTAAGCATGAAAAACCAAGTGAAATTCAG ACTGTCAGATCTTCCAAAGCAGTTGACTTCCTATCAACAGTTTGAGAGTGGAAATGCAAGAATGG CAAGCCAGGAGGCCAAACATGTTGATGAAGAAGCAGATGAGCACATGGACTGTTTGTATGTACCTCAA GATGTGCACACAGGTTTTAAGCCAAATGAAGATAATCCTGCCATAGAAGAAGAAAGTGCAGAACCTTTCTTAAGAGCACCTAAAACACCTGACTTAAAGGGGAAAAACCCATACTTCTCAAAAACACCTCTATTTGACTC CATTCAAAATTTAGGTTGTGAAGAAGGAACATCAAAatctcctgctttcttttctcACATGAACTTCACCCAGAAGTCACCTGGCTTTAATTTGTTTGATTCTTCTCTGTTTGGAGCACAAAATTCATCTGATGAG ACAGAGGAAAATTATCCTGTGGGAAACCTGAACTCTCTATCCTCACATGAAGATATTG GAAGCTTCTTTGGGAAACCAGAAAATGAGGATGCATTTGCCTTTCCCTCCCCCTCGGAATCAACTTCTCATGCATTTGGAGATGGAAAAGATGATGTTagtttttcatttgcatttggACAGGATCAGAGATCACCACAGTCTCCTTCTATGAAAGGTTTTCATTCTTCCACACAAAATACAAAGCCATTTACATTCTTTTGA